One Capsicum annuum cultivar UCD-10X-F1 unplaced genomic scaffold, UCD10Xv1.1 ctg80106, whole genome shotgun sequence DNA window includes the following coding sequences:
- the LOC124895126 gene encoding kinesin-like protein KIN-14L, with protein MGFMWGFHCFVALRRYQATHWLKCFIGPLVISSQPSEREFVSCLRSVFVLCNLINKVQPGSVPKVVEIHTPSQSTMWNSQPLPAYQYFENIQNFLVAAEDLRLPAFEGSIFERDNIEVGSSTKVVDCILELKAYHEWKQMTGGVGCYKPLRSPLLTPSRGRIQEQTHVTINSDSHRRLEMSASFPKQSPTDEEIKKLERSL; from the exons ATGGGATTCATGTGGGGTTTTCATTGTTTTGTAGCTTTGAGGCGATATCAAGCAACCCACTGGTTGAAATGTTTCATCGGGCCATTAGTTATATCAAGCCAACCGTCTGAGAGAGAGTTTGTTTCTTGTTTGAGAAGTGTCTTTGTACTTTGCAATTTAATTAACAAAGTTCAACCAGGATCAGTTCCGAAG GTTGTAGAAATCCACACTCCTTCACAGTCAACCATGTGGAATTCTCAGCCACTGCCAGCATATCAATATTTTGAGAACATCCAGAACTTTTTAGTAGCCGCGGAAGATTTAAggctaccagcttttgagggatCTATTTTTGAAAgg GATAATATTGAGGTAGGTTCGTCGACTAAGGTTGTGGATTGCATTTTGGAACTTAAAGCATATCACGAGTGGAAGCAAATGACTGGAGGCGTCGGATGTTATAAGCCTCTAAGGTCTCCTCTCTTGACCCCTTCAAGAGGAAGGATTCAAGAACAAACACATGTGACAATCAATTCTGATAGTCATAGGCGATTGGAAATGTCGGCTAGCTTTCCAAAACAATCACCAACAGA